In one Solidesulfovibrio fructosivorans JJ] genomic region, the following are encoded:
- the amrB gene encoding AmmeMemoRadiSam system protein B, which yields MSVASSSSVSSMIRQPVVAGRFYPGDPAGLRREVAGYLAQAAPRSEKPTLLAMVPHAGYVFSGLVAGRTLGAARLADRLLLLGPNHTGQGARLAVWPEGAWLVPGCEVPVDAGLAGELMAAAPRLASDVAAHMGEHSLEVELPFLCAVNPGARIVPICVAEPDPGVLREVAGAIVAVLRELSHPVSIVVSSDMSHYISHTAAKKRDSMALSRVLALDPEGLCAVVRSEGITMCGVLPMALGLFVAIGLGARDALLAAYATSGEVTGDMEQVVGYAGVLVS from the coding sequence ATGTCCGTCGCGTCGTCCTCTTCCGTTTCGTCCATGATCCGCCAGCCCGTCGTGGCCGGCCGTTTCTATCCCGGCGACCCGGCCGGGCTGCGCCGCGAAGTGGCCGGCTATCTGGCCCAGGCCGCTCCCCGGTCCGAAAAGCCGACCCTTCTGGCCATGGTGCCCCACGCCGGCTACGTCTTCAGCGGTTTGGTGGCCGGGCGCACCCTGGGCGCGGCCAGGCTTGCCGATAGGCTCCTGCTTCTCGGCCCCAACCATACCGGGCAGGGGGCGCGGCTTGCCGTCTGGCCCGAAGGGGCGTGGCTGGTCCCGGGCTGCGAAGTGCCGGTGGACGCCGGGCTCGCCGGCGAACTCATGGCCGCCGCGCCGCGTCTGGCCTCCGATGTCGCGGCGCATATGGGCGAGCATTCCCTGGAGGTCGAACTGCCTTTCCTGTGCGCGGTCAATCCCGGGGCGCGCATCGTGCCGATTTGCGTGGCCGAGCCCGACCCGGGCGTGCTGCGCGAGGTGGCCGGGGCCATCGTGGCGGTCTTGCGCGAGCTTTCGCATCCGGTTTCCATCGTGGTCAGCTCGGACATGAGCCACTACATTTCCCATACCGCCGCCAAGAAGCGCGATTCCATGGCCCTTTCCCGCGTCCTTGCCCTCGATCCCGAAGGCTTGTGCGCTGTGGTGCGCAGTGAAGGCATCACCATGTGCGGCGTGCTGCCCATGGCCCTGGGGCTCTTCGTGGCCATCGGGCTCGGCGCGCGGGATGCGTTGCTTGCCGCCTACGCCACGTCCGGGGAGGTCACGGGCGACATGGAGCAGGTCGTGGGCTATGCCGGAGTACTCGTTTCCTGA
- a CDS encoding tetratricopeptide repeat protein, producing MSLTLRAGFRRLFLAALLVALCAGTARALSVSTVTRPDTDSLIFQFSRPGAYPTIARTGPAEITLTFPPGILAKEEKPEAVDFKSSRLIEALREKGDTLVVRLKTDAFGFVGWPQGEQELKLQVYRDPAGANWTASPRAQQGPDTMSPSRAAPAPQTSSALKLPVTPPSNKPGPLHLPPLPATLTDKKGPERARPGGPLPPPERAGKAPDAPKEPFYAVPYSLRATVMHVSADKSPTLRPTGMEAPALANARTPSALAPATPSTTPGGSGAGEYRVKLPPIPPAVAAAGESRGAVTPPGTPPPAPNKTAAAPPSDAAHGATPHGDVAKAEAPAGKPHGAEGETPPPVEEDHDANVLIAAQAEKLAGNYETAKNMLINLKNAPGLKPELREETLHTLAGLYIDMYKDDPVAHYDEIQGALLEAMNANTNSYRVPEALLQLGMLNLRAGNLPEAKGYFNVLTRKYPTDANVPLINFYWGEYYFDRGEYKKAAKEYKDLIEKFPESKYVREGAMGLSKTLVRLGQYKEASQIADYINKRWPRYYVEFPTILRIDGDIAYKNGDFKKARDDYLTFYNMTPKAKDTDLVLARLGDIYAKLGKRPAAVDFYNMAVKDYPNQEGGLIAKMRLAEQGVHDQPTVSEMFSLFDKPQQESPETIYEGIIRDHPNSPLAPLAQIKLAMWHLYRQNYPESLKAAARFLERYPKNELAPKAEEVAVTAFEKMAGDLIDHKDYPRLVAAYKDNPVLAANRGLLSDKTRLGLALAYLRTGDERSALAEALPFIGPRENDNGNMALALTMNVYRKEKAWRDIVELAKKVRNWKFGPTRRRELEYDVAEALENLGDSTRARALWQRLAGDELLETEKRCYAMYFMAKSAMAGKDLERAELYAGQAAFMFKETGQDPDKRKASLNILVEATRGLGQYNKALKWAEEYASLCKEGDDDWASNRLRIAAIQRAMGDAEGWRKTLTALRDAAPNSFYGRMAASDLATSGLQQSLNALTQKP from the coding sequence GTGAGCCTTACCCTGCGTGCCGGTTTCCGGCGTCTTTTCCTCGCGGCCCTGCTGGTCGCGCTCTGTGCGGGCACGGCCCGGGCCTTGTCCGTTTCCACCGTCACGCGGCCCGACACCGATTCGCTCATCTTCCAGTTTTCCAGGCCCGGAGCCTATCCGACCATCGCCCGGACCGGCCCGGCCGAGATCACCCTGACCTTTCCGCCCGGCATCCTGGCCAAGGAGGAAAAGCCCGAGGCCGTCGATTTCAAGTCCTCGCGGCTGATCGAAGCCCTGCGCGAAAAGGGCGATACGCTGGTGGTGCGCCTGAAAACCGACGCTTTCGGTTTCGTGGGCTGGCCGCAAGGCGAACAGGAACTCAAGCTGCAGGTCTACCGCGATCCGGCCGGGGCCAACTGGACGGCCTCGCCACGGGCGCAGCAGGGGCCGGATACCATGTCGCCGTCACGGGCCGCGCCCGCGCCGCAGACCTCGTCGGCCCTGAAGCTGCCGGTCACGCCGCCGAGCAACAAGCCCGGGCCGCTGCACCTGCCGCCGCTGCCGGCCACCTTGACCGACAAGAAAGGCCCTGAGCGGGCCCGGCCCGGCGGTCCCCTGCCGCCGCCGGAGCGCGCGGGCAAAGCGCCTGATGCGCCCAAGGAGCCGTTTTACGCCGTGCCGTATTCGCTGCGGGCCACGGTCATGCATGTTTCCGCCGACAAATCCCCGACGCTGCGCCCGACCGGCATGGAAGCCCCGGCCCTGGCCAACGCGCGCACGCCCTCGGCCCTGGCCCCCGCCACCCCGTCCACGACGCCGGGCGGCAGCGGCGCGGGGGAATACCGCGTCAAATTACCGCCGATTCCGCCGGCAGTGGCCGCCGCCGGCGAATCGCGCGGGGCCGTGACCCCGCCCGGGACGCCGCCGCCCGCCCCGAACAAGACCGCCGCCGCGCCGCCGTCCGATGCGGCTCATGGCGCGACGCCCCATGGCGACGTGGCCAAGGCCGAAGCGCCCGCGGGCAAGCCGCACGGGGCCGAAGGCGAAACGCCGCCGCCGGTGGAGGAGGACCACGACGCCAATGTCCTCATCGCCGCCCAGGCCGAAAAATTGGCCGGCAACTACGAAACGGCCAAGAACATGCTGATCAACCTCAAAAACGCTCCCGGCCTCAAGCCCGAGCTGCGCGAGGAAACGCTGCATACCCTGGCCGGCCTCTACATCGACATGTACAAGGACGACCCTGTCGCCCATTACGACGAAATCCAGGGCGCGCTGCTCGAGGCCATGAATGCCAACACCAACTCCTACCGGGTGCCCGAGGCGTTGCTCCAACTCGGCATGCTGAACCTGCGGGCGGGCAACCTGCCCGAGGCCAAGGGCTATTTCAATGTCCTGACCCGCAAGTACCCGACGGACGCCAACGTGCCGCTGATCAACTTCTACTGGGGCGAGTATTACTTCGATCGCGGCGAGTACAAGAAGGCGGCCAAGGAGTACAAGGATCTCATCGAGAAGTTTCCGGAGAGCAAATACGTGCGCGAGGGGGCAATGGGCCTGTCCAAGACGCTCGTTCGGCTCGGGCAGTACAAGGAAGCGTCCCAGATCGCCGACTACATCAACAAGCGCTGGCCCCGGTATTACGTCGAATTTCCGACGATTTTGCGCATCGATGGCGACATCGCCTATAAAAACGGCGATTTCAAGAAGGCGCGCGACGATTACCTGACCTTTTACAACATGACCCCAAAGGCCAAGGACACGGATCTGGTCCTGGCCCGGCTCGGCGATATCTACGCCAAGCTCGGCAAACGGCCGGCGGCGGTGGATTTCTACAACATGGCCGTCAAGGACTACCCCAACCAGGAGGGCGGGCTCATCGCCAAGATGCGCCTGGCCGAGCAGGGGGTGCACGACCAGCCCACCGTCTCCGAGATGTTCTCGCTTTTCGACAAGCCGCAGCAGGAAAGCCCCGAGACCATCTACGAGGGGATCATCCGCGACCATCCCAACAGTCCGCTCGCCCCCCTGGCCCAGATCAAGCTGGCCATGTGGCACCTCTACCGCCAGAACTATCCCGAAAGCCTCAAGGCGGCGGCCCGTTTTCTGGAGCGCTATCCCAAAAACGAACTGGCCCCCAAGGCCGAGGAGGTGGCTGTCACGGCCTTCGAGAAAATGGCCGGCGACCTCATCGACCACAAGGACTATCCCCGGCTGGTCGCGGCCTACAAGGACAACCCGGTGCTTGCCGCCAACAGGGGCCTGCTCTCGGACAAGACCCGGCTCGGGCTGGCGTTGGCCTATCTGCGCACGGGCGACGAACGCTCCGCCCTGGCCGAGGCGCTGCCGTTTATCGGCCCCAGGGAAAACGACAACGGCAATATGGCCTTGGCCCTTACCATGAACGTGTACCGCAAGGAAAAGGCCTGGCGGGACATCGTGGAGCTGGCCAAGAAGGTCAGGAACTGGAAGTTCGGCCCTACCCGGCGGCGGGAGCTCGAATACGACGTGGCCGAGGCACTGGAAAACCTGGGCGATTCCACGCGGGCCCGGGCGCTTTGGCAAAGGCTTGCCGGGGACGAGCTGCTTGAGACGGAAAAGCGCTGCTATGCCATGTACTTCATGGCCAAATCGGCCATGGCCGGCAAGGATCTGGAACGCGCCGAGCTGTACGCCGGGCAGGCCGCCTTCATGTTCAAGGAGACGGGCCAGGACCCGGACAAGCGCAAGGCGTCGCTCAATATCCTGGTCGAGGCGACCCGGGGGCTCGGCCAGTACAACAAGGCGCTCAAGTGGGCCGAGGAATACGCGTCCCTTTGCAAGGAAGGCGACGACGACTGGGCCAGCAACCGGCTGCGCATCGCCGCCATCCAGCGGGCCATGGGCGATGCGGAGGGGTGGCGCAAGACCCTGACCGCCCTGCGCGATGCCGCCCCGAATTCCTTCTATGGCCGCATGGCCGCTTCCGATCTGGCCACGAGCGGGCTGCAGCAAAGCCTCAACGCCCTCACCCAGAAGCCGTAA
- a CDS encoding sigma-54 interaction domain-containing protein: MELNLSGMVGQSPCLGEVIRILAKVAPTDSTVLVTGESGTGKELLVRALHNNSGRAGKPFVPVNCGAIPRELLESELFGHEKGAFTSAVRSRQGRFELAEGGTIFLDEIGEMDLSLQVKILRALQEKEFERVGGGKTLKADVRIVAATNRDLEAEVQAGRFREDLYYRLNVIPLHLPPLRERGEDILLLADHFLRRFCQQKKRPTLTFSDEARGMILAYPWPGNVRELENFMERLSILCEHDEIAASDLPRKILDNAGVAPPVVPVVTVSAGFRWPRLADMVEQGMGLKEFFDVMEEKLLLEALEKAGGVKNQAAELLGIKRTTLIEKLKKRNLAGE, encoded by the coding sequence ATGGAACTGAACCTTTCCGGCATGGTGGGCCAGAGCCCTTGCCTGGGCGAGGTCATACGCATCCTCGCCAAAGTCGCGCCAACCGACAGCACGGTGCTGGTGACCGGCGAGTCGGGGACGGGCAAGGAACTGCTCGTGCGCGCCCTGCACAACAACAGCGGGCGGGCCGGCAAACCCTTCGTTCCGGTCAACTGCGGGGCCATACCCCGAGAACTTCTCGAATCCGAGCTTTTCGGCCACGAAAAGGGGGCCTTCACTTCGGCCGTGCGCTCCCGGCAGGGGCGCTTCGAACTGGCCGAGGGCGGTACCATTTTTCTCGACGAGATCGGGGAGATGGACCTAAGCCTTCAGGTGAAGATCCTGCGGGCGCTGCAGGAAAAGGAATTCGAGCGCGTGGGCGGCGGCAAGACGCTCAAGGCCGACGTGCGCATCGTGGCCGCCACCAACCGCGACCTGGAAGCCGAGGTCCAGGCCGGCCGGTTTCGCGAGGATCTCTATTACCGCCTGAATGTCATTCCCCTGCACCTGCCGCCCCTTCGCGAGCGGGGGGAGGACATCCTGCTTCTGGCCGATCATTTCCTGCGCCGGTTCTGCCAGCAGAAAAAACGGCCCACCCTGACCTTTTCCGATGAAGCCCGGGGCATGATCCTGGCCTACCCCTGGCCGGGCAATGTCCGGGAGCTGGAAAATTTCATGGAGCGGCTGTCGATTCTGTGCGAGCATGACGAGATCGCCGCTTCCGACCTGCCGCGTAAGATTCTCGACAACGCCGGGGTCGCCCCGCCGGTGGTGCCGGTGGTGACCGTTTCGGCGGGATTCCGCTGGCCGCGGCTGGCCGACATGGTGGAGCAGGGCATGGGGCTCAAGGAGTTTTTCGACGTCATGGAGGAAAAGCTCCTGCTCGAAGCCCTGGAAAAGGCCGGCGGCGTGAAGAACCAGGCGGCGGAGCTGCTTGGCATCAAGCGTACGACGCTGATCGAAAAGCTCAAAAAGCGCAACCTGGCGGGAGAATAG